TCCTCTCTTTGGTCTCTGCCTCGCGCAGAGGAGGTTCAATTATCAGACAAAcaaaaaaagcaaaaaagaaaagaagaacgGTTAGGTGCGGTTCGATCGGAGATGGGACCGGCGAAGATGATACAGAGCAGCAGGTACTGGCTATCGGAGCACCCATCAATCGTGGGGTTCCGGTGGAGCCACGCCCAATCGTGGGGCTCCACCTGGTCCTTCCTCTTCACCGCCATCGCCGCCTACATCGCCGCCGCGGTCGTCCTCCACCTCACGTTGACCCTTTTCCGAAGGCGCCGCCCCGTCCCCCTGGGCCCCATCCCCGCCGTGTACAGCCTCGCCATGGCCCTCATCTCCGCTGCGATCTTCGTCGGGATCCTCTCCTCCGCCGCCTCCGAGATCCGCGAGACCGGCTGGATCTGGCGGCGCTCCAAGACCCCCTTCCAATGGCTCCTCTGCTTCCCCCTCGGCACTCGCCCCACTGGCCGCGTCTTCTTCTGGTCCTACGCCTTCTACCTCTCCCGCTTCCTCCACCTCTTCCGCACCTTCTGCAGCATCCTCCGCCGCCGCCGCCTCCCCGTCTTCCAGATCTTCAACCAGTCCATCCTCATCTGCATGTCCTTCCTCTGGCTCGAGTTCTCGCAGTCGTTTCAGGTCCTGGCGATTTTGTCGACCACGCTCATCTACTCTCTCGTCTACGGCTACCGATTTTGGACCGCGATTGGATTGAGGGGCGCCTGCTTCCCATTCGTCGTGAATTGCCGAATTGCGTCTTTGGGTTGCAATCTCCTCTGCCATTTTGGCGTCCTTCTGCTGCATTATTTGAAAGGTGGGTGCAACGGGATCGGGGCTTGGATCTTCAATTCTGTGCTCAACGGCGCAATTTTGCTGCTGTTCTTGAATTTCTATTTGAGGAAGAGAAGGGATGGCGCAGAAGCCGATGGAGGGTCGTCTTCCTCGAGATATCGCCGTTCCTGTCCCTCCGTTTTGGAGAAAGAGGGAGAACCGGTGGAGCTCAAGGAGAAGTCTAGCTAGCTAGATGAGGAGATTTCAATTAATTCTCATGAGAATTAAATATGAAATGAGCCTGCTTCAATTCTTCTTCTTAATtacttttcttttaaatcttttggGTTTTAGTCTTCCGCCTCTGATGTCAATTTTGGGGAAGAAACAGAGCAAAGGCCAGCCTTTTTTTTGTGCAGCGTTGGTTTGGGGACGGTGAGCTGCGTAGCAATGCCTGAAACTTCACGGCGGGCCGGGGAAGACACCGGAAAGTCGTATAACTGTGTAAAGAGCAATTCGATGTGTACGATGAAGGTGATGATAATCCATGACACCATACTTCTTTTTAAACTAATCTCTTGTACATTTACCAGTACCGACAACCATGGAAGACCCAATGGAAGGGTTTAAGGCTTTTAATCTCGCCTGGGTTTGGTGGTCAACGATGGAGAAATGTTGAAGTCGACAGCGTTCTTCCTATGTCTccgatatttttttattttcagttttaaAAGTTgaattaaatacatctatatcGCCTCAATTTTCTTAACACACAAATCAAACCATTTCATTTTTTTATCAATGGGCTCTGCCTCCGGAATGAGAAGGAAGCTTCTTCAAATCTGAACTTTTTGAAACTTTCAACGGTCTAATTAGTCGCTTAAAATCTTTTTCGTGCGCAGAAGAGAGGAGGATTAAATAACCTCGGTCTGTTCAAATGAAATCATCATTAGAACTGCCTGCTTATTTCCACAATTCCCACCTTCTAAAAATTAAACACTGTAATGATTACAGTCTTCGTTAACGAAATCCTACAATTAAAGCCTACGAAAGTCATTAATAAACTAAGTGGGTACGAAGAAAAAACATGCAAGGTCGTGTTTGGGAGTTCACAGTATAAATTGATACGTTGGAATGAGGCTTTTAAAACCAATTTCTTTTTTGTGTAATTGTGACGTAGTTATctagaaattaaattaaaatcaaaggataGGATGATGACATAAGAAGAAAAATTGTGGTTTCCTGCTTTTATTAAACCCAAATTGTCAAAAGTCATGTCAGGAATCACATTGAAAATGATGCATAATTAGGTTTAGTATTGCTATTTGAGTTCTTGATTTGATTTGGgatttgtattaattttaattattgttgttgttttttttggattacgcactgagtttccacgtgtccgttttacgatccacgtgactaatctcgCACCTTTGAAGTCGATCCCAGAACttcaaagggaggtaaatttcaagAATTTAGGAGCGGAAACGAACCCGGAAAGGTTTGAATACCTGACCTCGTGACAGGCACTCCCACAGCcagcactaccacctgaaccacaccttgggagttattgttgttattattttttttttagattacgcatcgagtatccacgtgtccgttttacggtccacatgACTAATCCCGTGCCCCTTGAAGTTAATCTCACAACTCCAAAGGGatggtaaattcaggagtccagggatGGAAACGGATCCgaaagggtttgaacacctgacctcgtgagaagCACTCCCGCAACCCGCACTACCatctgaaccacaccctgggggtgttattgttgttattattattgctatcaTTATTAAAGATACACGTGCGAGATATCATTAATttcaaatgtaaaaaaaaa
The sequence above is a segment of the Malania oleifera isolate guangnan ecotype guangnan chromosome 8, ASM2987363v1, whole genome shotgun sequence genome. Coding sequences within it:
- the LOC131161866 gene encoding elongation of fatty acids protein 3-like; translated protein: MGPAKMIQSSRYWLSEHPSIVGFRWSHAQSWGSTWSFLFTAIAAYIAAAVVLHLTLTLFRRRRPVPLGPIPAVYSLAMALISAAIFVGILSSAASEIRETGWIWRRSKTPFQWLLCFPLGTRPTGRVFFWSYAFYLSRFLHLFRTFCSILRRRRLPVFQIFNQSILICMSFLWLEFSQSFQVLAILSTTLIYSLVYGYRFWTAIGLRGACFPFVVNCRIASLGCNLLCHFGVLLLHYLKGGCNGIGAWIFNSVLNGAILLLFLNFYLRKRRDGAEADGGSSSSRYRRSCPSVLEKEGEPVELKEKSS